A genomic region of Trifolium pratense cultivar HEN17-A07 linkage group LG3, ARS_RC_1.1, whole genome shotgun sequence contains the following coding sequences:
- the LOC123914583 gene encoding transcription factor bHLH53-like yields the protein MRISFDQVHAHASVCQVVPIYQTLAKWLPHPEKVLFLFFVVVLYIMGALSPYYNYNCYPYEPHQTNNNSELITFQHHEQQQQQQSSLPQLSQISEHNNNHHFSSYLDETLFFQSPYFYSNETYPSHEQLLIDTTFSSQNDGFISMNEIFSNEQDFNFNTYLPKRQKLCYEEKKVQQQEEELLNSTNFFVDEFITNPFVSFEAEPQFYGSASKIVDVVGCEKKVNEKTISPQSIAARERRRKITEKTQELGKLVPGGSKMNTAEMFNAAANYVKFLQAQVGMLQVMGTLSKEEKEPPPSKDLHNLLVSPFVQEKLYLEEKCFVPKEFVTTLTNHDDVRSKPTILKGLKQLIGTEINEKKPKQE from the exons ATGAGGATCTCATTTGACCAAGTGCATGCTCATGCATCCGTGTGTCAGGTTGTTCCAATATACCAGACCCTAGCCAAATGGCTCCCTCACCCAGAAAAG gttctgtttttgttttttgttgttgtattgtATATCATGGGAGCACTTAGCCCATACTACAACTATAATTGTTACCCTTATGAACCTCATCAAACTAACAACAACTCAGAACTCATCACTTTTCAACAtcatgaacaacaacaacaacaacaatcatcATTACCTCAATTATCACAAATTTCAGAACATAATAATAACCACCATTTTTCTTCTTACTTAGATGAAACCTTGTTTTTTCAAAGtccatatttttactcaaatgAGACTTACCCTTCTCATGAACAACTACTTATTGACACCACTTTCTCTTCTCAAAATGATGGCTTCATTTCAATGAATGAAATTTTCTCAAATGAACAAGATTTCAATTTCAACACCTACCTTCCAAAACGACAAAAGCTATGTTATGAGGAGAAAAAAGTGCAACAACAAGAAGAAGAGCTTTTGAActcaaccaatttttttgtgGATGAGTTTATTACTAACCCTTTTGTTTCCTTTGAAGCAGAACCACAATTTTATGGTTCTGCTTCAAAAATTGTTGATGTTGTTGGTTGTGAGAAGAAAGTGAACGAAAAGACTATCTCTCCCCAGAGTATTGCGgcgagagaaagaagaagaaagataaCTGAGAAGACACAAGAGCTTGGGAAGTTAGTTCCTGGTGGTTCTAAGATGAACACAGCAGAGATGTTTAATGCTGCTGCTAATTATGTTAAGTTTCTTCAAGCTCAAGTTGGAATGCTTCAAGTTATGGGAACATTAAGCAAG GAAGAAAAGGAACCTCCTCCAAGTAAAGATCTACACAATCTACTTGTTTCTCCTTTTGTTCAAGAGAAGTTGTATTTGGAAGAAAAGTGCTTTGTTCCAAAAGAGTTTGTCACCACATTAACCAATCATGATGATGTTAGATCAAAACCTACCATCCTTAAGGGCCTTAAGCAGCTTATTGGAACAGAGATTAATGAGAAGAAACCAAAGCAAGAATAA